A DNA window from Megalobrama amblycephala isolate DHTTF-2021 linkage group LG11, ASM1881202v1, whole genome shotgun sequence contains the following coding sequences:
- the LOC125278426 gene encoding poly [ADP-ribose] polymerase 1-like: MADSQDDKLYKAEYAKSGRASCKKCKENIAKDSLRMAIMVQSPMFDGKVPHWHHFSCFWLRAAVQSPSDISGFTDLRWDDQEKVKKAIESGGATGGKGEQKGAAKGEKTLNDFAVEYAKSNRSTCKGCDQKIEKDHIRVSKKTVDPEKPQLGLIDRWYHTGCFVSRREELVFKPEYSAAQLKGFGALRDEDKEELKKRLPAVKNEGKRKADDVDGGVSKKQKKEDEKLQLKLKEQSQLIWGIKDKLKKFCSINDMKELLIANNQEVPSGESNVVDHLSDCMAFGSLKPCETCKGQLVFKSDAYYCTGDISAWTKCVFKTQTPDRKDWVTPKEFSEIPFLKKFKFKRQDRVFPKDAPPAAPTPSSATASATSAAPSMSTSSSNNLTEVPAGKPLTGLKLLAVGKLKKNKDELKNAVEELGGKITGTASKAALCLSSKKEIEKMSKKMEEVRDAGVRVVAEDFLTDIKESGKALQELISLHGISPWGAEVKVEAQAATAASKSTGAHSSKSTGRVKEEEGESKSKKMKLTVKGGAAVDPASGLENCAHVLDQNGKIYSATLGLVDIVRGTNSYYKLQLLEDDVQKRYWVFRSWGRVGTTIGGNKLDKFYDKNSAMDNFCSVYEEKTGNSWASSNFTKYPNKFYPLEIDYGQDEEAVKKLTASAGAKSQLAKPIQDLIRMIFDVESMKKAMVEFEIDLQKMPLGKLSKRQIQSAYSLLSEVQQAVADSASEALILDLSNRFYTLIPHDFGMKKPPLLSNVDYIQQKVQMLDNLLDIEVAYSLLRGGVEDNKKDPIDLNYEKLKTKIEVVDKSSNEAQLILQYVKNTHAATHNTYTLEVEEIFKIDREGEYQRFRPFKELPNRQLLWHGSRTTNYAGILSQGLRIAPPEAPVTGYMFGKGVYFADMVSKSANYCHTSQADPVGLILLGEVALGNMHELKKASHITKLPKGKHSVKGLGRTAPDPRATVSLNGVDVPLGKGTNTNIDDTSLLYNEYIVYDIAQVNLKYLLKIRFNYQTSLW, from the exons ATGGCTGATTCACAGGACGACAAGCTCTACAAAGCCGAATATGCGAAAAGTGGACGCGCCTCTTGCAAGAAATGCAAAGAAAACATTGCTAAGGACTCGCTGAGAATGGCCATTATGGTGCAG TCTCCCATGTTTGATGGCAAAGTTCCTCACTGGcaccatttttcctgcttttgGCTCCGGGCTGCAGTACAGTCACCCTCTGACATATCCGGATTTACTGACCTGCGCTGGGATGACCAGGAGAAAGTGAAGAAAGCCATTGAGAGCGGAGGTGCTACTGGAG GGAAAGGAGAGCAGAAGGGAGCAGCTAAAGGGGAGAAGACATTGAATGACTTTGCAGTGGAGTATGCCAAATCCAACAGAAGCACCTGCAAGGGATGTGATCAAAAAATTGAAAAG GACCATATCCGTGTGTCAAAGAAGACCGTGGACCCAGAGAAACCTCAGCTTGGTCTGATAGATCGCTGGTACCATACTGGCTGCTTTGTGAGCCGCCGTGAGGAACTAGTGTTTAAACCAGAGTACAGTGCCGCCCAGCTCAAAGGTTTCGGAGCTCTACGAGATGAAGACAAGGAGGAGCTAAAGAAAAGACTTCCTGCAGTGAAGAATGAAGG GAAGAGAAAGGCAGATGATGTTGATGGAGGAGTCTCTAAGAAACAGAAGAAAGAAGATGAAAAACTGCAGCTGAAACTGAAG GAGCAAAGCCAGCTGATCTGGGGAATTAAAGACAAGTTAAAGAAGTTCTGCTCCATCAATGACATGAAGGAACTGCTTATTGCTAACAATCAGGAAGTTCCCTCTGGGGAGTCAAAT gtTGTGGACCATCTATCAGATTGCATGGCATTTGGGTCCCTGAAGCCTTGTGAGACTTGCAAAGGGCAACTTGTGTTTAAGAGCGATGCATACTACTGTACCGGAGATATCTCTGCATGGACCAAGTGTGTATTCAAGACTCAGACACCTGATCGCAAAGACTGGGTCACTCCTAAG GAGTTCAGTGAGATTCCGTTTCTGAAGAAGTTTAAGTTCAAACGGCAGGACCGTGTGTTTCCCAAAGATGCCCCACCTGCGGCCCCTACCCCCTCTTCTGCCACGGCTTCTGCGACCTCGGCCGCACCGAGCATGTCCACTTCCTCCAGTAACAACCTCACAGAGGTGCCCGCAG GTAAGCCTCTGACAGGATTGAAGCTGCTGGCTGTGGGAAAacttaaaaagaacaaagatgAGCTGAAAAATGCAGTGGAAGAACTGGGAGGAAAAATCACAGGCACCGCCAGCAAAGCTGCTCTCTGCCTCAGCAGCAAGA AGGAGATTGAAAAAATGAGTAAGAAGATGGAAGAGGTGAGGGACGCAGGTGTGCGTGTGGTGGCAGAGGACTTCCTCACTGACATCAAGGAGTCCGGCAAGGCCCTTCAGGAGCTCATCTCCCTGCACGGCATCTCCCCTTGGGGTGCTGAAGTTAAAGTCGAGGCCCAGGCTGCAACCGCGGCCTCCAAATCCACTGGAGCTCATTCCTCAAAGAGTACCGGCAGAGTCAAAGAGGAAGAAG GTGAAAGCAAATCAAAGAAAATGAAACTGACAGTGAAAGGAGGGGCAGCAGTAGATCCTGCCTCAG GTCTGGAAAACTGTGCTCACGTTCTGGATCAGAACGGGAAGATTTACAGCGCCACACTGGGTCTCGTGGACATTGTTAGAGGGACAAACTCGTACTACAAATTACAGCTGCTGGAGGATGATGTCCAGAAACG ATACTGGGTGTTCAGGTCATGGGGTCGAGTCGGCACCACCATTGGGGGAAACAAATTGGACAAGTTTTACGATAAGAATTCGGCTATGGATAATTTCTGCAGCGTGTATGAGGAAAAAACTGGGAATTCCTGGGCCTCAAGCAACTTCACAAAATACCCCAATAAGTTTTACCCTCTCGAGATTGACTACGGACAG GATGAGGAGGCTGTGAAGAAGTTGACTGCAAGTGCAGGCGCCAAATCTCAGTTGGCCAAACCCATCCAAGACCTCATCCGAATGATCTTTGATGTAGAGAGCATGAAGAAAGCCATGGTTGAATTTGAG ATTGACTTGCAGAAGATGCCATTAGGAAAACTAAGCAAGCGACAGATCCAAAGTGCCTATTCCCTTCTGAGCGAGGTCCAACAG GCTGTGGCAGATAGCGCTTCAGAAGCACTGATCTTAGACCTGTCCAATCGCTTCTACACACTGATACCTCACGACTTCGGTATGAAGAAACCACCGCTGTTGAGTAATGTTGATTACATACAG CAAAAGGTGCAGATGCTGGACAACCTGTTGGACATCGAGGTGGCCTACAGCCTGCTACGGGGAGGAGTGGAGGACAATAAGAAAGATCCCATTGACCTTAACTATGAGAAACTCAAAACCAAAATTGAg GTGGTCGACAAGTCATCAAATGAGGCTCAGCTTATCCTACAATATGTGAAGAACACACACGCTGCTACTCACAACACCTACACACTGGAAGTTGAGGAG ATCTTTAAGATTGACAGGGAGGGTGAGTACCAGCGTTTCCGGCCCTTCAAAGAATTACCCAACCGGCAGCTGTTGTGGCACGGCTCCCGCACCACCAACTACGCAGGTATCCTGTCTCAGGGTCTGCGTATCGCTCCTCCTGAGGCTCCAGTG ACAGGTTACATGTTTGGCAAAGGTGTTTACTTTGCTGACATGGTGTCGAAGAGTGCAAACTACTGCCACACGTCCCAGGCTGATCCCGTTGGCCTCATTCTGTTAGGAGAGGTTGCCCTTGGAAACAT GCATGAACTGAAGAAGGCCTCACACATTACAAAGTTACCAAAGGGTAAACACAGTGTAAAAG GTTTGGGAAGAACTGCTCCGGACCCAAGAGCTACTGTATCTCTGAATGGAGTGGACGTTCCCCTGGGCAAAGGCACCAACACAAACATTGATGACACAAGTCTGCTCTACAACGA GTACATTGTGTATGATATTGCTCAGGTTAACCTGAAATACCTGCTGAAGATTCGCTTCAACTATCAAACCTCTCTCTGGTGA
- the LOC125278427 gene encoding adenosine receptor A1-like: protein MNESIANFTFSPTLLYVNTTFMNATSYENNTFVQFTYGLSTMSTLTQSKLTQTTSTTANTTTATTTATTTTAAPNILASINLPYMIAELVIALLSTVGNLLVCVAVGLNRKLQTVTNYFLVSLAVADICVGSLAIPCAIMTDLGIPRHNLYLCLLMLSVLIMLTQSSIFSLLAVAVERYVAIFMPFQYHRLMTPRNAVLVLCVTWTLAFLIGLVPLMGWHKPPPETGYCFFVLVVDMTYMVYFNFFACVLTPLVVMFLIYAQIFVTVKRQMRRIAAERGGATNTEGTAKMKKEMKMATSLFLVLFLFTVCWIPLHIINCFLLLCPSCPVPLPLLLTAIILSHANSAVNPFLYAYKMKTFRKAFKAIFLCGRGISDGDEA, encoded by the coding sequence ATGAACGAGTCTATCGCCAACTTCACTTTCTCGCCGACTCTGCTCTACGTCAACACGACTTTTATGAATGCCACCTCTTATGAAAATAACACATTTGTGCAGTTCACCTATGGTCTGTCCACCATGTCCACACTTACGCAAAGTAAACTTACACAAACTACCTCTACTACTGCTAATACTACTACTGCTACAACTACAgctacaacaacaacagctgCACCCAACATCCTAGCATCCATAAACCTGCCTTACATGATAGCCGAGCTTGTCATAGCCTTGCTCTCCACAGTGGGCAACCTGCTGGTTTGTGTTGCGGTGGGACTAAACAGAAAGCTCCAAACAGTTACTAATTACTTCCTGGTGTCACTAGCAGTGGCGGATATATGCGTGGGTTCCCTGGCGATTCCTTGCGCCATTATGACGGACCTGGGAATTCCACGGCACAATCTGTATCTGTGTTTGCTAATGTTATCTGTGCTCATCATGTTAACCCAGAGTTCCATCTTCAGCTTGCTGGCGGTCGCTGTGGAGCGTTATGTGGCCATTTTCATGCCCTTCCAATACCACCGGCTCATGACACCTCGCAACGCAGTGCTGGTCTTGTGTGTCACTTGGACACTGGCCTTCCTGATCGGTCTGGTGCCATTGATGGGCTGGCACAAGCCTCCGCCTGAGACGGGCTACTGTTTCTTCGTGTTGGTGGTGGATATGACCTACATGGTCTACTTCAACTTCTTCGCCTGCGTCCTGACCCCACTGGTGGTGATGTTCCTCATCTACGCGCAGATCTTCGTCACGGTCAAACGTCAGATGAGGAGGATTGCAGCAGAGCGGGGCGGCGCGACCAACACAGAGGGAACGGCGAAGATGAAGAAAGAGATGAAAATGGCCACGTCGCTCTTTCTGGTCCTTTTCCTTTTCACGGTCTGCTGGATTCCACTACATATCATAAACTGCTTCCTGCTGCTGTGCCCCTCATGTCCCGTTCCCCTACCACTGCTACTAACGGCCATTATTCTCTCCCACGCAAACTCAGCTGTTAACCCTTTTCTCTACGCCTACAAGATGAAAACCTTCAGAAAAGCCTTCAAGGCAATCTTTCTATGTGGCAGGGGCATCAGTGATGGTGATGAAGCATGA